CCTTCACAAACAAATGCCATTTTGTTTTCCAAATTCACCATTTCATCATTTTGGGGGAGGCAGATCTTGCAGAATTCCACTCTGTCTTCTGTCATACCCCCAAGTGTATCCTTTCCATAATTTGGTGCAACAtttagtgttggactaggatctggcagacctaggtttgaatcctcacttcgccgtggaagcttgctgggtgacctttgatcAGTCACTCCCTCTCACCCTAACATACTTCAGaattgtcaggataaaatggagggagactaatgttgtaagctgttttggaggCCTACTGGGGAGGAGAGCAGAGTAAAAATAGCTTAAGTTTTGTGCTTGCTATATGGTCACTGCTGTGAAGTACACTTCCTCTTATGCTAGCTAGCCTTTCCATTTGTACAACACTCATGGAAAACCACTGAGCTTACTCAAGTGGAAGTGCTAGCACAAGGAAAGCATGCTCTGCAGCACAAACTGTCTAGAGTGCACAGAACTTGTTTGTAGGGTCTAAGCTCAAATAAATACTTTCCTTGGGGAATGGAAAGTCGCTGAACAAATGCCTCTATCAGTGTTGAAATCCTGGGGGAATTGGCACATACTTTCCCAACAGGAAGCAAAGATTTGCTCTTCGATtagaaaggaagaaaggcagaTTGCACCCTTCCCAAGGACAGAGCAgaacctttttaaaaacccaaagttATTTGAttcggttttttaaaaaattgtgagcttccACTAATTCCTGCCTTACAAGCAATCTTAAGCAGAGTGAAACCAATGATGTTTCATCCACAGCCAGAAAAGATTAGAAGGCAAGGTGTATGCGGGTCATCTCAAAGGAAAGAGGGCACTATTTGTTCATGGAGGacgggtctatcagtggctgttaaCTGTGATGACAAAAGGAGACTTCTGTGTTCAGAAACAGCAACGCTCTGATTATCTGTTATGGGAAGCAAAATCAAGGGAATGCCTTAGTCTCTATGCCATTTTTCTGggccctccagggaaactggttggctactgcgtGAAATGATGCTGCACCAGATGGCCCATGGatccgatccagcagggcacttcctGGGTTCATTTCCAGAGTTCCTGCATTTGGACCAATTTCACACACAGGTCCTACATGCTAGCACAGTAACCCATCCAAGAAAAGACCTGCCCTAACATGTGGTTCTGTCACCTTCAGTTCTGTGTCCCTCACAAGCTGTCTCTTCACACCCTGCAACAGCTGTGCATGTTTCAGTGGTTCCACTAATACTGGCCTAAAGCCTGGCTTGGAAAAGAAGCAAAAACCCATCAACTAATCAGCAGTGCCCATTCCTGCAGAAACTCAGGGAGGTGGCATGATGAGGCAGGGTACACTTCCGGGTTTGAGTATCTTACCAGGGAATGGCATGGCTtcccagcaatgctccctctaagctgtgcagtcttgtgagcaaaaattctatttcgtgagctactggcattaaagttgtgagcgagtgatttggctactgcataaattagtttgctctggggccatccttcctgagcagacACAAAAAAGTgcaaggctaaaaatctgcaagctagctcacactcagcttagaaggaacactgcttctTAGCATTCACAGGGTTACATGATGACATCTGCAAACCAGAGGGAGAGTTTATATAACTTTTCCCTGTCCTAAATCATCATTCTGCTGTGAAACCTGGCCACATAAGTGCATTCAGAAATGTAACCCTGTTCCAAAGAAGATACAAAATCTGTATCAGGCCATTTGTATTCCCGAGTTTTTGCAATGTGATAATGGCAAAACCACCAGAGGGTTGTGGATTTTTTTGCAGCTAATTTTATTGATGAGAATCATTTGAAGTAGTTCTTTCAAGAATCTTTTACAGCAGATATACCACTATCTTATACTTACATTCTCACATGTATCTACGCATGAGAACCACTATGCAAATCACAGAGCAAGCAGTTTAGGGTGTCAGTTCAGTCTCCTCCACAGGAAAGCTTAAGGGCAGTGGGGGATGCCTCCTGCTCTCCTGAGTTGTGTACCCAGCAAGGTTCAGTCCGTGTCACTTTCTGGGCTTTGGGGAATGGGAGATCCCACTGACGGAGCACATGGCAGAAAGAGTTCTGCGTAGCCGTTTCCACTGGGTGGAGAAGGAGTGGCTTCTGGGAAGTCCAGGCCCACAGGCCCTGCCAAGCCTTGGTTCTGGAAAGCCTCGTAGTCAGTTCCAGGGTTTCCTGAAGGTAACCCCTCAGGTGGAGGCCCATCTGCTGGGCGGCACACTTCAAAGCGCAACCAGCGGTACCCAACACACTTGCGTGCCCCCGGACAGCTCTGGATGAGGTGTTGGATGGCCGGGTGTGAGAGACCAAAGAACTCAGCGCCTGCTGGTTCCAGCTGTGCTGCGCCCACAGCTTCCAGGAGCTGAGCGTGACAGGCATCTGGTGTGGGGCCAGCGACAACACAACCCGGGTCATCCTCAGGAGCAATTTCAAAGCGTGGCACAGCACCACCGTCCTTGATCTGGCAGGTATAGAGGCAGCGGTGCACTGGCCTGCGTGCACTAACAAAGATCCTAGTGCTGCAGTACCCCACAGGGTAGATGGCACTCCCTATGTGGAAACCAGGACGGTCAGAGACTATTTCACCCAGGCTGTAGACAGTCAGCGATCCCAAAGTGATGGGAAAAACAGGTCGGCCTGAAGGATCTAAGGGAAGCGGGGGAACCAGTCGGCGGATCCCTGGCTCTGCCACTGCCCTACGCCTGGATGCCCGACCGTTCTCTTTGCCTTTGCGCTCACGGCGAGGTTTGCGGACAGCTGGTTCATCCGGGGAGGGCTgtgaaacagcagcagcaacaggtaCAGGAGACTCATCATCAGCCAGGGCTTGGGCTTGCAACAGCCGGGCGAGCAAGAAGCGACGCTCTTCCCGCACACGCAGGTATTTTGCCTCAAGTCGGGCAATCTCGTCACACAAGGCTGCATTCTCATAAACCAGTACCTTGGCTGCCCGGCGCAAACGCCGGAACTTCAGGCGGTAGCGCTCGCCTTGGTTTTTCCGTGGGGCTTTCTTCATCACGAAGCCAGGCAAACACTGACTGGAGAAGAAATCTAGGGAGGAAAACAGAGTCTCAAAGGTAGTTTCAATACAGATTGATTTCTAAGCCAATCCTGTGTCTCAGGCTCATGGTAATAACCATGTCAAATGCAAATAATCAAGTAATAAAAAGTCAAAATAATACAATAGGGCATATATCTAGTAGTGTGTCACTATTccaccatcacccccagccaCTGAGATATTTTCATCTGACCTTTCTTCCATGGAACTCAAATTTATATACAGGGTCTTCTTTTAACTAGGTACTGACAAGCCTGTTTAGTTTCAGCAAGAGCACAGAACCACCACGTGCCTTCCAAATATCAGTTAGTTATTTTGCACTCTCAAGAGACCCAGAGCTGTGACCTAGATAGCttaggctagcccgatcttggaagcaaagcagggtcaaccctggtcagtatttggaaccaccaaggaagtccatggtcacGACACGAAAGCAGACACTGGCAAACCAAACCTGAACTACCGGTGCCTTCAAACTCCAACTAGGGGGTTGCCATAAACCAGCTGTGACTtcaggcaaaaaaacaaaaaaggcgtAAAAGTAATACCCTCAAGCATGTAAACAGCAGTCGTTTACTTGTATGTGGTGCCAGAGGCTGTTCCAAGCCACCTTCAGCTCACAGAATCGTCCCCAACGGAATGCAACGGATTGAATGTTTCTCTTCCGTGAAGCGCTGCAAGCTCAGGAAAGAAagtgcaagctctgtgcaagttTCCTAACTAAATAAGCACCGAACGAAAGGGCTGTGATGTGACATTAAGAggcatgacccccccccctcctcctcgttAGAAATACCTGGAAACGCTCCTCTTCGGAAAGGCAATGAGAAATTTAAAGAAAAACGGCAAGCAAAGTCCAGTTTCTACAGGGAAAACGCTCGTCCAAAGTGAGCAGACCCCTCTTTACGTGTGTATTTGCAAAGAGTTCAAGGCTACGCACAACACAGCCGGCCGCGAACCCCTCCATTTACTCTTCCGTTCGCTTCTCCTGCATCTCCCTCCTTTCCACCGATGTAACAGGAACCGGAAAGCGCAACACCCCTCGAGTCCCCTCCACCTGGAGAAACATGGCTGCGTAACACGTTCCTCCCTGGACTGCGGGAAACCAGAATGGGCAGTAAGGGAGAGGCCGGGGCTTACCTTTCTGctttgtgaaaaattcctgtccaGGCTTCTTGCTCTTAACAGGTGCGCAACAGGGACTCACGACGTTTCTCTCCACGAAtctctgggacctgttttgttcaacatctttataaacgatttgaatgaaggaatagagggaatgcttattaaatttgccgatgatactaaattgggaggggtttcaaatacagtagaagacagaaacaggatacaggatgaccttgacaagctggaaaactgggctaaaaccaataaaatgaattttaacagggataaatgtaaagttctgcaattcggtaagaaaaatcccatgcatagttataggatgggagagacttgtcttagctgtAGTATGCAAGAAAAGGatgtaggggtcttagtgaatcatacattgaacatgagtcaacagtgtgatgctgtggctaaaaaggcaaatgcaattttgggctgtatcaacagaagtatagtgtccagatcaagtgatgtgatagtatcactttactctgctctggtgagacttcactgggagtattgtgttcagttttgggcaccacattttaagaaggatatagacaagctggaacgggtccagaggagggcaacgaagatggtgagaggtctggagaccaagtcctatgaggaaaggttgaaggtgctagggatatttagcctggagaggaggtggctgagaggtgatatgatcaccaagtacttgaagggctgtcatatagaggatggtgtagaattgttttctgtggccccggaaggtaggaccagaaccaaggggttgaaattaaatcaaaagagtttctggctcaacattaggaagaactttctgaccattagagcgattccccagtggaacaggcttcctcgggaggtggtgggctctccttccttggaggtttttaaacagaggctagatggccatctgacagcaatgaagatcctgtgaattcgtggtaggtatttgtgggtctcctgcattgtgcaggggattggactagatgaccctggaggtcccttccaactctatgattctatgaatcatcTTACCAAAAGGGTGGCaataatttagggttgccagcctccaggtgggacctggagatctccagcgggcagagatcagctcctcttggagaaaatggctgcattggagggtggactctgtgcatattgtaccctgctgaggccactCACCTCATACCCCGCCCTTTCCTggatgcacccccaaagtctccaggtattttccaacacggacctggcaaccctaagcaacaTGCATTTCTAAAGCGGTTGACAGGCTGATGGCTGGCTTTGCCATTCGGGGTTGGGAAGAAAGGTAGAACAGATTCTGAGTCTGGGACCTGCGAGATTGTTTCCATTTTTTTTGCAGTCTGGACACCATTATACAGAATTattaaagttgccaacctccaggaggtacctggatatctcccactattacagttgatctccaggcaagcacaatcagttctggagaaaatggctggtttggagggtgggctctatggaattatatccATCTGAGATACCTCCCCAACCCCCCACTTCCAAAATctggtatttctcaacccaaatctgtcaaccctttatttgcatggACAAGGATGAAGGGGGGCAGTTTTTTGCAATAGTCCCTCAGATGgagagcaggtttttttttttttgtagcaggacctcctttgcatattagccccccccccccccccatgtagccattcctccaagagcttacagggctcttaatacagggcctactgtaagctccagaaggatt
The sequence above is a segment of the Heteronotia binoei isolate CCM8104 ecotype False Entrance Well chromosome 15, APGP_CSIRO_Hbin_v1, whole genome shotgun sequence genome. Coding sequences within it:
- the TBRG1 gene encoding transforming growth factor beta regulator 1, with translation MLEDFFSSQCLPGFVMKKAPRKNQGERYRLKFRRLRRAAKVLVYENAALCDEIARLEAKYLRVREERRFLLARLLQAQALADDESPVPVAAAVSQPSPDEPAVRKPRRERKGKENGRASRRRAVAEPGIRRLVPPLPLDPSGRPVFPITLGSLTVYSLGEIVSDRPGFHIGSAIYPVGYCSTRIFVSARRPVHRCLYTCQIKDGGAVPRFEIAPEDDPGCVVAGPTPDACHAQLLEAVGAAQLEPAGAEFFGLSHPAIQHLIQSCPGARKCVGYRWLRFEVCRPADGPPPEGLPSGNPGTDYEAFQNQGLAGPVGLDFPEATPSPPSGNGYAELFLPCAPSVGSPIPQSPESDTD